The DNA window CGGGCGTCAATGGCCTTGAAAGCCGGCGATGTGATTGCCTATCCGACCGAGGCCGTCTGGGGCCTCGGCTGTGACCCGGCCAACGAGACTGCGATGAAGCGTCTGCTGGCGCTGAAGCAACGGCCCAAGGAGAAAGGCGTTATCCTGATCGCGGCTGACCTGGCTCAGGTGGCCCATCTGCTGGCACCCCTGCCGGATGAGCTGCGCGCGAAGGCTGAATCCCTCTGGCCCGGTTTTGTAACCTGCATCCTGCCCGATCTTGAGCGTCAGGTACCGGACTGGATTCGCGGCAGGCACGACGCCGTAGCCGTCAGGGTCAGCCGGCATCCATCGGTCGTTGCTCTCTGTCGGGCTTTTGGCGGGCCGATCGTCTCGACCTCGTGCAACCCTTCGGGACGGCCACCAGCGACAACTGCCTTTGCGGCCCGGCGGTATTTTAACCAGCGCGTACAGACGTTCATGGTCGGGCATCCGGATCAGCAAACAGGGCCCAGCCCCATCCTGGAACTGTCGTCGGGGCGATACCTGAGAGGGCGCTAATAATTCAGGCGCCTCCCAAAGTGATTCAAAAGCCCCCGTTGCGTGATAATCTTTTCGGCTCGACTGAGCCACGGCTCAATCATTCTTCGCCCGTAGTCCGTGCCAGAGGTGCCTGCCATGTCCAACCCGGATCCCGAACGCGTCCGCGCCTACCTGGAAGCGCTTCAGGACAACCTCTGTATCGGGCTGTCGCAGCTGGACGGCGGCGCCGACTTTGTCGAGGAAACCTGGCAGCGGTCCGAAGGCGGCGGCGGGCGCAGCCGCGTGATTACCGGCGGGAGCGTCTTCGAAAAGGGCGGCGTGAACTATTCCCACGTGATGGGTAATACGTTACCGGCCTCGGCCACAGCACATCGGCCGGAACTGGCCGGTGCCCCTTGGCAGGCCATGGGCGTGTCACTGGTGCTTCACCCTGAAAATCCCTATATCCCGACCTCCCATGCCAATGTGCGTTTCTTTATTGCCGAGAAGCCCGGTGAGGCACCGTTGTGGTGGTTTGGGGGAGGCTACGACCTGACGCCATACTACGGGTTCGACGCGGACTGTGTTCACTGGCACCAGGTCGCCGCAGAGGCCTGCCAGCCGTTCGGGCGCGATACCTATCGCCGCTACAAGGCCTGGTGCGACGAGTACTTTTACCTCAAACACCGGAACGAGCCGCGGGGCATCGGTGGCCTCTTCTTTGACGATCTCAACGAACACGGGTTTGAGCAGGATTTTGCGTTCATGCAGGCCGTGGGCGACAGCTTTCTGCCCGCCTATCGCCCCATAGTGCAGCGGCGGCGGAATCATCCTTACGGGGAACGTGAGCGCCAGTTCCAGCTATACCGGCGCGGCCGCTATGTGGAGTTCAACCTGGTCTACGACCGGGGGACGCTGTTCGGGCTTCAGTCGGGCGGGCGAACCGAGTCCATCCTCATGTCGCTACCCCCCCTGGTGCGCTGGGAATACAACCACCGGCCCGAGCCGGACAGTGCTGAAGAGAAACTGACCTCGTACTTTCTGACCGGGCGCGACTGGTTGGATGAACCGAACCATGCCACTCACGGAGCCTGACGATGAGCGATCTCTATGCGGTTATCGGCCATCCGGTCAGCCATAGCAAATCACCGTTGATTCACGGTCTTTTTGCCCGCCAGACCGGTGAGAACGTCAACTATATCGCCATCCAGGCGCCGGAGGACGGGTTTGCCGATACCGCGCGCTCATTCTTCCGCGATGGCGGCTGCGGGCTTAATGTGACGGTGCCGTTCAAGCAGGAAGCCTATGCCCTGGCCGAAAGGTTGACCGATCGTGCCCGGCTGGCGGGCGCGGTTAACACACTCTACCCCGACGCCCAGGGCATGCTGCTGGGCGACAATACCGATGGCGTCGGGCTTGTCACTGACCTCTGCGAAAACAACGACGCGCAAGTCAAAGCCCAGCGGGTGCTGGTGCTGGGCGCAGGCGGCGCGGTGCGGGGTGTGCTTGGGCCCTTGCTTGAGCAGCACCCCGCGGAGTTGGTCATTGCCAACCGTACACTCAGCCGGGCCCAGGACCTGGCAAAGCTTTTCGAAACTTATGGGACCGTCAGTGCCAGCGAATTCAGCGAGGTGGTCGGCCCGTTCGATCTCATCATCAACGGCACCAGTGCCAGTCTCGCCGGAAGTGTTCCGCCTATCCCCAGCAGTGCGCTCGACGCCAACACCCTCTGCTACGACATGATGTACAGCCAGGACACTACCGTATTCAATCGCTGGGCTCTGGGCCAGGGAGCGAGCCGGGTAATAGACGGGCTCGGCATGCTGGTGGAACAGGCCGCTGAATCTTTCTTCCTGTGGCGGCACCGCAGACCCGAGACCGAGCCAGTTATCAAGGCCTTGCGTTCATCCTGAGGCGTTGTACCGAGTGAGAATCGGCCGAGCCGGCGCCTGCTAAATCGGCCGCTTTGGACTATCCTTCTGAAACCGTCCCGTTCCTCCTACTCGGTTTCAGCATGGACATCCTGACGCTTGTTGGTCTGATTGCCGGTGTCTCGGTCGTGGCCCTGGCTATCCTGGCCGGCTCTGACCTGGGCGCGTTCATGAACCTGCCCGGTCTCGCGATCGTGGTATTCGGCACTTTTTCGGTTACCCTCATCAAATACCGCCTTCATTCCGTGAAGGAGGCCTTTGCGCTGGCCGTGCGTACAGCCTTCACTGATCGTACGGTCAGCCCCGTGGTGCTGGTCGGGCAAGTCCGTGAGCTGGCCAATCTGGTGCGCAAGGAGGGCATTCTGGGGCTCGAGGATTACCAGACCGACGAGCCCTACCTGCGCAAAGCCATCAATCTCGCCGTTGACGGTCACCCGCCGGAGTTCATCGACGAGGCCCTGCTACAGGAAATGCAGCAGACCCTGGAGCGTTACGATGTGGCTGAGCGGGTCTTTCGCGGTATCGGCGAC is part of the Hydrocarboniclastica marina genome and encodes:
- the aroE gene encoding shikimate dehydrogenase, which encodes MSDLYAVIGHPVSHSKSPLIHGLFARQTGENVNYIAIQAPEDGFADTARSFFRDGGCGLNVTVPFKQEAYALAERLTDRARLAGAVNTLYPDAQGMLLGDNTDGVGLVTDLCENNDAQVKAQRVLVLGAGGAVRGVLGPLLEQHPAELVIANRTLSRAQDLAKLFETYGTVSASEFSEVVGPFDLIINGTSASLAGSVPPIPSSALDANTLCYDMMYSQDTTVFNRWALGQGASRVIDGLGMLVEQAAESFFLWRHRRPETEPVIKALRSS
- a CDS encoding motility protein A, which gives rise to MDILTLVGLIAGVSVVALAILAGSDLGAFMNLPGLAIVVFGTFSVTLIKYRLHSVKEAFALAVRTAFTDRTVSPVVLVGQVRELANLVRKEGILGLEDYQTDEPYLRKAINLAVDGHPPEFIDEALLQEMQQTLERYDVAERVFRGIGDSAPALGMLGTLVGLVQMLNNMADPGSIGPAMAVALLTTFYGALIAQLVALPLADKLQLKAVEAQRNMMVVHVSMLNIMKGQNPRLMTELLSAYLTPEQRGKLQPEANR
- the hemF gene encoding oxygen-dependent coproporphyrinogen oxidase, which produces MSNPDPERVRAYLEALQDNLCIGLSQLDGGADFVEETWQRSEGGGGRSRVITGGSVFEKGGVNYSHVMGNTLPASATAHRPELAGAPWQAMGVSLVLHPENPYIPTSHANVRFFIAEKPGEAPLWWFGGGYDLTPYYGFDADCVHWHQVAAEACQPFGRDTYRRYKAWCDEYFYLKHRNEPRGIGGLFFDDLNEHGFEQDFAFMQAVGDSFLPAYRPIVQRRRNHPYGERERQFQLYRRGRYVEFNLVYDRGTLFGLQSGGRTESILMSLPPLVRWEYNHRPEPDSAEEKLTSYFLTGRDWLDEPNHATHGA
- a CDS encoding L-threonylcarbamoyladenylate synthase, which produces MPNPTLTWHARRASMALKAGDVIAYPTEAVWGLGCDPANETAMKRLLALKQRPKEKGVILIAADLAQVAHLLAPLPDELRAKAESLWPGFVTCILPDLERQVPDWIRGRHDAVAVRVSRHPSVVALCRAFGGPIVSTSCNPSGRPPATTAFAARRYFNQRVQTFMVGHPDQQTGPSPILELSSGRYLRGR